In Corynebacterium frankenforstense DSM 45800, the DNA window CGGCGCGCGGAGGTCTCCAGGGCCACCGAGTCGGAGCCGTGGTCGGGCTCGGTCAGCGCGAAGGCGCCGAGCTTGTCGCAGGTGGCCATGGCCGGCAGCCACTTGGTCTTCTGTTCCTCGGAGCCGCAGTTGGCGATCGAGCGCATGGCGAGACCGGCCTGCACGGCGATGGCGGTGGACAGGGAGGCGTCGCAGCGGGCGACCTCCATGACGATCAGGGAGCGCCCGAGCGCGGAGTAGGAGGGCTGGCCGGGGATCTCGATGCCGTCGGTCATCAGCCCGGCCGCCGCGGCCTCGCGCACGAGGTCGAGCGGGTAGTCGGCGGCCTCCCAGGCGGCGTTGACGCGGTCGCGGGCCGCCGCGCCGAACTCGGCGGCGCGCCGCCACGCCTCGAGGTCGCCTCCGGTGACGTCGGAGAAGACGTCGTAGAAGTCTGCGGGGCTGGTGATGGGGTTGTCGGCCATGGCTCCTCCGGACGAACGGTCGTTAGTCATTTGCTGTGATCGCCGACACTACCAGTGTGACCGGGTGGCGCGTGCCATTTTGTACGCGCGCGGGGCACGCCGGGGTGGGGCACGCGCGACGTCGGCAAGTGAAGGGGCGGGGCATGCGCGCAGCCTGATCTGTTCGGCGAGACGAATGACCTGCGCTGCACTAGCGTGACGGGCATGAACGCCCCGCAAAACTTCTCTGAACTCCACACCCACCCGGCCCCGGAGTCGATCCTCGACGCCGCGGCCTGCGAGCTGCCCGACGCCGGCGCGCCCGAGGCCCGTTCGATCCTCTCCGGGCTGGCCTGCCTGCGGCAGCTGCCCCTGCCGACGGCCGCGGTGCTCATCGTCCAGGACCCCGACGCCAGCCACGTGCACACCCGTGCGCGGTGGCGGGAGCTGGGGCGCGCGCCATCCCGCGGCGCGCGGCCATCGGCGCTGCCCGGGCCGCAGGGCTCCGTCGAGCTGGTCTACGACGAGCGCCAGACCACCTCGCTGGGCAAGGGCACCGCGCCGGACTCCTCGATCGAGCCCGTCGCCGCCGACGCCGCGGTGGACAACCTGATCACCGTCCTGCCCGGCGTGGGTGTGGCCGCCCGCGAGGACCGAGACGTACCGGGGGAGGGGCGGCGCACGGTGCTCGGCCGTCGCCTGGCCGAGCCCGCCTTCGTGCCCTCGCGCGCCGGCCACGAGCGCGCCGTGCTCGCCGAGGTCGTGCTCACCGACTCCTGGTTCGGGCTGAGCGCCCGCGAGCAGCTGGCGGACCTGCTGCCCGTCGTCGCCGAGGTGCTCGCCGCCGAGGGCCTGCCGCTCGGCGCGCTCGAGGTCGAGGAGCACGCGGCCGCCGAGCACCGCCTCGACGCCGAGGGCGTGACCAAGGATGAGCGCCGCCATCTGCTGGCGGCGTACCCGTTGATCGAACACCTGCGCACCCGGAAGATTGGCGACGCCGCGCAGCCCGCCGAGGGCGGTTCCGGCACCGAGGGCGCGGACGCCGGCGCGGACGCCGGCATGGGCGCCGGCGGGGGCGCCACCGAGGTCACCGACGCCTCGACCGCGGGCGCCTCGGCGCGCCTGGCCGGCTGGCTGGCCGCGGCGCGCATGGGCATGGAGCGTGACTACCCCTCGGAGACGCACACCGCGGACCTGGGCCAGGCGCTGCGGCTGGCCGCGAAGCTCGAGTGCCTCTGCCTGGACTGCTGCGCGCGTTCCGGGGTGGCCTTCCCTGAGGGCCGCGGCACCGAGCTGCTCGACTGGTGGCGCCAGCGCGACTAGGCGGACGGGGCGACCAGGCGGGCTCGACGGCCGGGCCCGGGGTGCGGGAGCTAGAGAGCCTGTTCGAAAATGCGCGGATCCCGTTCGGTCGTGTCACGGGCGGTTCATAGTGTGGGTCGCGTAGCCGACCGAAAGGACCGACCATGACGTCCAGCTCCTACACCGACTTCTCCCTGTTCGACGCCTTCGCCACCGAACTTCCCGACCCCGCCGACTCCGCCCAGACCGAATCCGCCCGTTCCCTGCTCCAGGCCGTCGCGCTCTTCGATGGCCTGGCCCCGTACAACGCCGTCGCGCTGCTGCTCCAGCGCCCGCAGGCCACGCATGTGGAGACCCGGGAGGGCTGGGAGAAACTCGGGCGCCGACCGGAGGCGGACGAGCGCCCGGAGATGATCCTCAAGCCCGGCGCCCCGCTCCTGCCCGTCTACGACATCGCCCAGACCCGCCCGATCGTCGGCGCGGAGGCGGGTCTCGCCGCCGACCCGCAGGGCGAGCAGCGCGGACTCTTCTCCCGGCCCGTGGACCATCCGGGACTGGCGGCGCGGTTCATGCGCGGCCTGCCCGACCTCGGGATCGCCGTGGACCCGGAGCCGAGCCGGGACCCGGACGAGCTCGGGCTCGGCGGGGGATACTTCGTGACCACGCGCCTGGGCTACCCGGGCCTGGTTTCCGTCCCGAACAAGTCTCGGCTGCGCGGTGTCGTCCTGGAGATGGCGCCCACGCCGGACTGGACCCGCCTCACGCCTTCGCGCCGGCTGTGGGAGCTCATGGTCGCCGCAGGGCGCCTGCAGGTGCGGCTGCCGCTGCTGCGCAGCGCACGCAACAGGTACCTGCCGGAGCGTGTCCCGGACGAGTCCGCCTCCGCGCCGCGCACCTCGCGGGGGGAACGGATCCAGGAAAGCCAGAACCGCAGGTGGTCGCTGCTGCGCGAGGCGGCCAGGCGCGGCCACGAGACGAGGTCCCCCGAGGCCGCCGAGTTCGCGGCGCAGATCGCGGCCTGGCTGGCGCTGACCCGTGCCGGGTACGGCGAGGTGGCCCCGGCCGGCAACATCGCGCAGCAGTTCCTCGCCGGCGACATCGAGACCGCGCCCGAGGGCGAGATGATGGCCGAGATCTGCGTGGTCGCCCACGAGCTCGCCGGCCCGCTCGAGCGCGGTGAGTTCTCCGGGGCATTCACCTTCGACGAAGAAACGCCGCGGGCCTGATGGCCTGCGGCGTCGTCGTGCCCCCGACAGGAGTCGAACCTGCGACCTTCGGTACCGGAAACCGGCGCTCTATCCACTGAGCTACGGGGGCATCTGTCCGGCGGTGAGCCGCCGGGCAACGGGAGACAGTCTAGCACCGCCCGCCCGTGCGGCCTAACCGCGGCTAGCTGATCTGCGGGTCGGAGGGGTCGATGCCCTGGATCTCCGCCGCGGAGGCCTCACCGGTCTCGAGGTAGTGCATCACCAGCTCGTCGGCGGCCGGGTTGCCGGCGCCGAACTGCCCGTGGCCGGGGCCGTGCACGGTGACGACCTGGCTGTTCATCTGCCCGGCCATGTTGTCGAAGTTGCCGTAGACGGTCTGCGGGTCGCCGGTGGCCTGCAGCTGCAGGGGACGGTGCTCGAGCTTCGAGCCGTCGAGCGGGCGGACCTTCGTGGTCGCCGGGGCCCCGGAGCAGTACGCCCCCGAGCCGAAGAGGGCCCCCGGGGAGGCGAAGATGTCGCCGGTGACCAGCGAGTACCACAGGGCCTCGGGCCACAGCGCCGGGTTGACCGGGGCCTCGGACTCGTTGCAGATCATCGTGTTCTGCATGTAGATGAAGGACTCCTCGACCTCGGCGGCCTCGGCCAGCGCGCGGTCCTTGGTCTCGGCGTCCATCTCGTCGGCGGCCCCCATCGCCTCGGCGGGGTCGATGCTGCCGTTGATCATCTGGGCCAGCACGTCCCAGGTGGCCGGGGTGGGCACGAGCAGGCGGGTGGTCACCAGCAGCTCGGAGTTGGACTGGTTCGCGCCCGGGTTCGTCGCCTGGGAGGCCAGGCTCTCGAGCTGCACGCGCTGCAGGCCGGTGGCGGTCATCAGGTCCGCGGCGGACTGCCCGGCCCACTCGAGGCCGGCGGGCACGTCGCCGACCTGCGCGGCCGGCGGGGCGACGGTCGGGTTGGTGCCGGCCTCGGCTGTGACGGCCGCCGACCAGGACTGGTAGGCCTTCAGCGGGGTGTCGCCGAGGTGGTAGGTCTCGTCGTTGGCGGCGACCCAGCCGAAGAAGTCGTGCAGCGAGCGCTCGTAGCCGGCACGCTGGCCGTTCATCAGCGGCGCCCACATGGTCTCGCGGTTGAAGCCGGAGTCGAGCACGAGCTTGTCCACGCGCTCGGGGTACGTCGAGGCGTAGACGGAGCCGAGCAGCGTGCCGTAGGAGACCCCGAGGATGTTGATGCGGTCCTCGCCGAGTGCGGCGCGCACCGACTCCCAGTCGCCGGCGGTGTTCTCGGTGGTGATCTGCCGCGGGAAGCCGGGGTGGGTCGCCTCGCAGGCGCTGCGCACGGCGCCGCCGACGTTGACCGTCTGGGAGACGAAGTCCGCCGAGGCGTTCTCGCTGCAGGTCATCGGCCGGGAGCCGGAGAGCCCGCGCGGCTGCACAGCGACCACGTCGTAGTGCTCGCGCATCGCGGCCGGATAGGCCATGCCCTGGGTGGAGCCGTAGACGCCCATGGCGTCCACGCCCGGGCCGCCGGGGTTGGCGAAGACGGTGCCGCGCTTCTCGCCGCCTGCGGGCAGCCGCACGAGGCTGACCTCCATCTTCTCGCCGTCGGGGTTCGCGTGGTCGACGGGCACCTCGACGGTGCCGCACTGGGCGCCGGGCTGGTCGACGCGCACGGGGCACTCGCCCCAGTTGACGCCGGCGGTCTGGGCGCCGGCGGGCGAGGCGGCGACGGTGAGCGTGGTGGCACTGAGCGCCGCCGCGGCGACCGCGGCGGCGCTGCGCAGGATGTTCTTCACAGGGGCTCCTTTCAGGGTCCCCATGAAGGTATCAGCTAGACCTTATCGGCGCCGGGCCCGGGCATCAGGCGGGGGTGAATGGTGACCGCGGTGGCCTTGACCAGGCAGTCGACCGCGACCCCGGACTCCAGGCCCAGTTCCACGGCCGCGGCGGTGGTCACCGGGGTGGTCAGCTGCACGCCGTCCGCGAGTCCCACCGTGACGATGACGTTCGCGCCCGCGCCGGCGTCGGCCGGGGTGGAGTCGAGCGTGAGCACGGTGCCGGACCAGCGGTTGCGCGCGGAGAGCACCTCCGGTGCGCGATTGCCGACGTCCCGCCGCGCGTCCTCGCCGGTCCCGTCACCGTCGGCGCCCGCGCGCCGCGCGAGCGTGACCGCCGTCGGGGCGAAGGTCACCACGGCCGGCGTGCCGGGGGCGACGCCCCCGGCCGGGGCCGGTGCGTCCGCGGACAGCTGGCCGGCAACCTCCTGGCCGGCGACGCCGACGGTGACCGACGCGGCGTCGGAAATTGTCACCGTGCCCTCGAGGCGGTTGACACCCGCCAGGCGCGCGGCGAAGTCCGTGGGCGGCAGGGCGAAGAGCTCGCCGGTGGGGACCTCGGCGACGGTGCGCCCGGACTGCATCACGGCGACGCGCTCGGAGAGCCCGGCCAGATCCACGGGGTCGTGGGTGACCATGATCGTGGTGCGGTCGCCGCCGGTGGCGCGCAGCAGGCGGCGCCAGCGGGCGGTGGAGTCGACGTCGATGGCGGCCATCGGCTCGTCGAGGATGAGCACGCCGGGTCGCGCGCCGAGGGCGCGGACCAGGGCGACCTGCGCGGCCTGCCCGCCGGAGAGCGCCGGCACCGGGGTGTCGGCCAGGTCCGCCAGACCCGCGGCCTCGAGCAGCTCGCCGGACAGTTCCCTGTCCCGGGTGGCCATGGTGACCGCCTGGCGCACCGTGGCGGTGCGCGGCAGGCCGGGCCGTTGGGTCAGCAGCACGATGCCGCGGCGCTGGGCGGGCACGAAGTCGCCGCGGGCGGGCCCGTCGACCAGTTCGCCGTCGACGCGGACCTCGGCGCCGCGCAGCCTGCCCGCGATCAGACCGGCCAGGGTGGTCTTGCCCGAGCCGTTCGGCCCGATCAGGGCGGTGATGGTGCCAGCGGGAAAGTGGGTGGTCACCCCGCGGGTGGTGATCTCCACGCCGGTGCCGCCGGAGGCCGGCCGGGTCAGCTCGCGCATCCGGTCGGTGTCCAGCGCGGTGATCGTCGCCGGGCGCGGGGTGTGCTCGCGGGCGAAGAGGGTGGGCAGCATCGCGGCGAAGAGCACGAGGACGGCGAGGATGATCAGCACCGCGGCCAGCACGTAGGCGCGGTCCTGGTCGATCTCGCGCTCGAGGTAGATGCCGATGGGCATGGTGCGCGTCTCGCCGGGCATGGAGCCGGCGAAGGTCAGCGTGGTGCCGAACTCGCCGAGCGAGCGGGCGAAGGCCAGGCCCGCGCCCGTGGCCACGGCCGGCGCGATGGCCGGAAGCGTGATGCGGGTGAGTATCTCGCGGGGGCGCATGCCCACGCCGGCGGCCGAGGCGAGGATCTCGCGGTCGATCTGGCGCAGGGCCGAGTCGACGGAGACGACCACGAAGGGCAGCGCGACGAAGGTGTGGGCGAGCACCACGCCGGGGAAGGCGAAGGCGAACTGGATGCCCAGGGCGTCGAGCACCGGGGCGAGCAGCCCGCGCCGGCCCACGGCGGCCGTCAGCGCCAGGCCCGCGACCACCGGCGGCATCGCCAGCGGCAGCATCACCAGCAGGCGCACCACACGCGCGCCGAAGCGTTCGGAGGACGAGATCCACACCGCCAGCGGCACGCCGAGCAGCACCGTGATCAGGGTGGCCTGCACGGCGGCGTAGACGGTCACGGCGAGCAGCTCGCGGGTGTCGTCCTCCTGGAGGACGGGCCAGAACTGCGACCAGTCCACGCGCACGCCGAGGGCGAGCACGGGGCCGACGATGACGACGACGCCGATGACGGCGACCAGAAGCAGGGCAACCGGCACCCGGGCGCCTGCGGGCCTGGGGGCCGGTTGCTCAGTGGGAGTGCGTGTCACGCGCACCTCTTACTCGGAGACGGGGGTGAAGCCGTACTTCTCCCAGGTCTCGGCGAACTCCTTGGAGGTCAGCAGGTCGACGAGCTCGCGGGCGGCCTCCGGGTTCTCGGAGTTGGTGGTCACCGCGGCGTACAGGGAGTTGACGTGGTCCTCGGCCTTGGGGATCTCGATGACCTCGACGTCGTCGCCGGCGGCCTGCGCGTCGGTGCGGTAGACCCAGCCGGCGTCGGCCTCACCGGAGGTCACCTTGCCCAGCACGTCGGAGACGGACTGCTCGAGCGAGACGGCCTCGATGTCGATGCCCAGGTCCTCCTGGATGGACTTCGAGACGTTGCCGCAGGGGACCTGCTCGTCGCACAGCACGACGTTCTTGCCGTCCATGGAGCCGTCGTCGACGCCGGTGATCTCGCCGGGGTTGCCCTTGGGCACGACCATGACCATGGAGTTCTGGGCGATCTCGACCGGGTCGGAGGCCACCGAGGCGTCGACGGCCTTGTCCATGTTCTTCTTGTCGGCGGAGATGAAGACGTCACCGGGGTGGCCGTCCTGCAGCTGCTGGACCAGGCCGGAGGAGCCGCCGTTGATGAACTCGAGGTTCAGCGGGGTGTCCAGCTCGGCGGTCTGGGCGTCGAGGTCGTCGTTGAGCACGCGGGTCGAGGCGGCGGCGAGCACGGTCAGGTCGACGGCCTCGTTCTGGTCGGAGGCGGCCTGGGACTCAGAGTTCGAGCCCGCGGCGGAGCTCGAGGTGGCCTCGGCGGAGGAGTCGTTCTCGTTGGACGGCGAGCAGCCGGCCAGGACGATCGCCGCGGCGGAGACGACGGAGATGGCTGCGAGGGTCTTCTTCACGGGAAAAGCTTCCTTTCAGTGCGATTCCGGTATGCGGGCACCAGTATGACAGCTTTTGTCGGCGCTGTTCAGACACGATGAACCGGGTTCAGACGTGGTTATTTCCGGTATGCGCTTCGATTGCCGACGTCGCGTCCGCGGGCGCCGGCGCCACCCGGCGCCGTCGGTGCTGCTCACCGGGTACGGGTGTATCCGTGTAAAAAGACCGCCCGGACGGGGGTGTACATCTGTACACCTCCCGGATCCGGGCGGGGTCGGGGGAGCGGTTCGGGGGTGAACCTTTAGGCCCCCGGTCGGCGCGACAGCGCCGGCCCAACCCTCTAGCCGCCTGCGAAGGGCGGCAGCACGTCGACGCGCGCGGCGTCGTCAAGCGACGCGGTGAGTTCGCTGCGCGCACCGTCGACGAGGAAGCTGCACCGCTCCAGCACGGAGGCCAGGGACATGCCCGCCTCCGTGGTGCCGGAGTGGCCGGCCGCCAGCTGCCCGACGAGCTCGCCGAGGGTGCCCGGCGCCTCGACGCGCTCGAGCGCGGTGCCGGCCGCCGCGCGCGCCGCGGCGAAGTAGTGGACCTCTATCGTGGACATGTGCCCGACCGTACCTGCGGGCCGTGGAAAACCGAGAAAGGGAGAGGCTGCCGTAGATGCGTAGTCCCGAAGAACATCTCGCCGCCGTGCGCCGTCTGCTCGGCCCGGCGCGCACCGAGGAGGTCGCCGTCCGCGAGGCCGCCGGCCGCGTGCTGGCCGCCGACGCGCTCGCGGCCGCGGACTCGCCGCGCTTCGACAACTCCCAGATGGACGGCTACGCCGTCGACGCCGCCTCCCTGGAAACACTGCCCGCGGGGCTGCCCGTGGGCCCGACCGTGCCCGCCGGCACCGACCCGGCCGAGGTCGTGCCCGAGGGCGTGGCCGGCCGCGCGGTGCCCGTGATGACCGGCTCGAAGCTGCCCGGCGGCACCGCCGCCGTGGTGCCGGTGGAGAAGTGCGGACCGGACACCTTCACCGCCGCCGAGGCCGCCGGTGAGGTGCACGTGCCGGCGACCACCGCCGGGAAGTTCGTGCGCGCGGCCGGCTCCGATCTCGCCCGCGGTGCGGTGGTGGCCCCGGCCGGCCAGCGCGTCGACGCGATCACCCTGGCCGCGCTGATCAACGCCTCCGTCACACGCGTTCGCGTGCGCGCCCGGGCCCGCGTGCTCATCTGCACCGGCGGCGCCGAGGTCGTCGACGATCCCGACGGCGCGGCGACCATCCCGGACTCCAACGGGCCCATGCTCGCCGAGCTGTGCCGCCGCCACGGCCTCGAGCCGGTGGCCCGCGTGCGCACCGACGACGACCCGGAGCGCCTCGCCGCCGATCTGACCGCCGCGATCGAGGCGCACCGCCCGGACGCGGTGGTGACCTCCGGGGGCATCTCGCACGGCCGCTTCGAGGTCGTCCGCCAGCTGCTCGAGGCCGACGGCGAGGACGTCTGGTTCGGCCACGTCACCCAGCAGCCCGGCGGCCCGCAGGGCGTCGGGCGCCTGGCCGGGGTGCCCGTGGTCTGCCTGCCCGGCAACCCCGTCTCGACCATGGTCAGCTTCCGGCTGTTTGTGGCTCCCGCACTCGGTGAGGCGCCCGCCCCCGAGACCGCGCGGCTGACCGAGGCGCTGGACGGGCTTTCCGACGCCCGCGTGCAGTTCCGTCGCGGGTACCTGGGCCGTGGGGCGCAGACCGGCGCCGGGGCGGCGCCGGGTGCTGAGCCCGGTGCGGCTGCGGCGGGCGACGCCAGCGTGGTGACCGCCACGCCGCTGGGAGGGCCGGGCAGCCACCTGATCTCCCAGGCCGTCGGGGCCGACTGCCTCATCGAGGTACCCTCGGGGGCCCACCTGGCCGCCGGGGACGCCGTGACCGTCCACCGGCTGTAGGGGACCGGGCTCCCGGCCCCAGCCAGCGCCCCGGGACCGGCCGGCGGCTCCCGCCCACCGACCCGGCCTGGCCGGCGGCTCCCGTCCGCCGACCCGGCCCCGCCCACGAACAGGAAGGATCCACCGTGTCTGAACCCACGAACGGTGCCCGCGACGCGCTCGTCGTCGTCGCCTCGACGCGCGCCGCCGACGGCACCTACACCGACCGCACCGGCCCGCTGCTCGTCGAGTGGCTGCGCTCCCGCGGCTTCGAGACCCCCGAGGCCGTCGTCGTCGCCGACGCCGAGATCGAGACCGTCCTCGGCGAGCTCTTCGCCGACCCTGGCCTGCTGCCCCGGGTCCTGCTGACCACCGGCGGCACCGGCATCACCGACGACGACCGCACCGTCGAGGCCGTCGAGCCCCACCTCGAGCGCACCCTGCCCGGGGTGGTGCAGGCCTTCTTCACCACCGGGGCCGCCGCCACCCCGCACGCCGCGCTCTCCCGCGCGGTCGCCGGCACCGTCGGGCGCACCTTCGTGATGACGCTGCCGGGCTCGCGCGGCGCGGTCAAGGACGGCATCGCCACCCTCGACCCGCTCATCGACCACCTCGCCGACATGCTGGAAGGACACCATGCCCACTGACCCCGTCACCGACGCGGCCACCGGAGCCGAAGCGCAGCCGCTGACCCCGGGGGAGGACCCCGCCCGCGTCCACGAGCAGACCGGCCGCGTCATCGCCGCCTTCCTCACCGAGGACCGCCTCGAGGACCTCGCCGTCGAGGCCCGCGCCGCGACCGCCACGCCCGCCATGGGCGCGGTGGTCACCTTCGACGGCGTGGTCCGCGACCACGACGGCGGCGCGGACGTCAACGCCCTGACCTACACGGCGCACCCCACGGCGGGCGACGTCATGGGTGAGGTCGTGCGCGACGTCGTCAAGCGGCACCCGCACGCACGGGTGTGGGCCGCCCACCGCACCGGCGCACTGGCCATCGGCGACACCGCGTTCTACGTCGTGGTCGCCGCCGCGCACCGGGCGGCCGCCTTCGCCGCGGCCACCGAGGTCGTCGACGAGGTCAAGGCGCGCGTGCCCGTGTGGAAGGAGCAGGAGATGGCCGACGGCACCAACCACTGGGTGGGCCTGGAGTGAGCCGCCTCGACGCGCGCGCCGTCGCCCGCTACCGGCGCCAGCTGACCCTGGCCGGCTTCGGGCGCGCA includes these proteins:
- a CDS encoding molybdenum cofactor biosynthesis protein MoaE, with translation MPTDPVTDAATGAEAQPLTPGEDPARVHEQTGRVIAAFLTEDRLEDLAVEARAATATPAMGAVVTFDGVVRDHDGGADVNALTYTAHPTAGDVMGEVVRDVVKRHPHARVWAAHRTGALAIGDTAFYVVVAAAHRAAAFAAATEVVDEVKARVPVWKEQEMADGTNHWVGLE
- the modA gene encoding molybdate ABC transporter substrate-binding protein, encoding MAGCSPSNENDSSAEATSSSAAGSNSESQAASDQNEAVDLTVLAAASTRVLNDDLDAQTAELDTPLNLEFINGGSSGLVQQLQDGHPGDVFISADKKNMDKAVDASVASDPVEIAQNSMVMVVPKGNPGEITGVDDGSMDGKNVVLCDEQVPCGNVSKSIQEDLGIDIEAVSLEQSVSDVLGKVTSGEADAGWVYRTDAQAAGDDVEVIEIPKAEDHVNSLYAAVTTNSENPEAARELVDLLTSKEFAETWEKYGFTPVSE
- a CDS encoding MogA/MoaB family molybdenum cofactor biosynthesis protein, encoding MSEPTNGARDALVVVASTRAADGTYTDRTGPLLVEWLRSRGFETPEAVVVADAEIETVLGELFADPGLLPRVLLTTGGTGITDDDRTVEAVEPHLERTLPGVVQAFFTTGAAATPHAALSRAVAGTVGRTFVMTLPGSRGAVKDGIATLDPLIDHLADMLEGHHAH
- a CDS encoding molybdopterin molybdotransferase MoeA, with the translated sequence MRSPEEHLAAVRRLLGPARTEEVAVREAAGRVLAADALAAADSPRFDNSQMDGYAVDAASLETLPAGLPVGPTVPAGTDPAEVVPEGVAGRAVPVMTGSKLPGGTAAVVPVEKCGPDTFTAAEAAGEVHVPATTAGKFVRAAGSDLARGAVVAPAGQRVDAITLAALINASVTRVRVRARARVLICTGGAEVVDDPDGAATIPDSNGPMLAELCRRHGLEPVARVRTDDDPERLAADLTAAIEAHRPDAVVTSGGISHGRFEVVRQLLEADGEDVWFGHVTQQPGGPQGVGRLAGVPVVCLPGNPVSTMVSFRLFVAPALGEAPAPETARLTEALDGLSDARVQFRRGYLGRGAQTGAGAAPGAEPGAAAAGDASVVTATPLGGPGSHLISQAVGADCLIEVPSGAHLAAGDAVTVHRL
- a CDS encoding alpha/beta fold hydrolase, whose translation is MKNILRSAAAVAAAALSATTLTVAASPAGAQTAGVNWGECPVRVDQPGAQCGTVEVPVDHANPDGEKMEVSLVRLPAGGEKRGTVFANPGGPGVDAMGVYGSTQGMAYPAAMREHYDVVAVQPRGLSGSRPMTCSENASADFVSQTVNVGGAVRSACEATHPGFPRQITTENTAGDWESVRAALGEDRINILGVSYGTLLGSVYASTYPERVDKLVLDSGFNRETMWAPLMNGQRAGYERSLHDFFGWVAANDETYHLGDTPLKAYQSWSAAVTAEAGTNPTVAPPAAQVGDVPAGLEWAGQSAADLMTATGLQRVQLESLASQATNPGANQSNSELLVTTRLLVPTPATWDVLAQMINGSIDPAEAMGAADEMDAETKDRALAEAAEVEESFIYMQNTMICNESEAPVNPALWPEALWYSLVTGDIFASPGALFGSGAYCSGAPATTKVRPLDGSKLEHRPLQLQATGDPQTVYGNFDNMAGQMNSQVVTVHGPGHGQFGAGNPAADELVMHYLETGEASAAEIQGIDPSDPQIS
- a CDS encoding MoaD/ThiS family protein, giving the protein MSTIEVHYFAAARAAAGTALERVEAPGTLGELVGQLAAGHSGTTEAGMSLASVLERCSFLVDGARSELTASLDDAARVDVLPPFAGG
- the modB gene encoding molybdate ABC transporter permease subunit, giving the protein MPVALLLVAVIGVVVIVGPVLALGVRVDWSQFWPVLQEDDTRELLAVTVYAAVQATLITVLLGVPLAVWISSSERFGARVVRLLVMLPLAMPPVVAGLALTAAVGRRGLLAPVLDALGIQFAFAFPGVVLAHTFVALPFVVVSVDSALRQIDREILASAAGVGMRPREILTRITLPAIAPAVATGAGLAFARSLGEFGTTLTFAGSMPGETRTMPIGIYLEREIDQDRAYVLAAVLIILAVLVLFAAMLPTLFAREHTPRPATITALDTDRMRELTRPASGGTGVEITTRGVTTHFPAGTITALIGPNGSGKTTLAGLIAGRLRGAEVRVDGELVDGPARGDFVPAQRRGIVLLTQRPGLPRTATVRQAVTMATRDRELSGELLEAAGLADLADTPVPALSGGQAAQVALVRALGARPGVLILDEPMAAIDVDSTARWRRLLRATGGDRTTIMVTHDPVDLAGLSERVAVMQSGRTVAEVPTGELFALPPTDFAARLAGVNRLEGTVTISDAASVTVGVAGQEVAGQLSADAPAPAGGVAPGTPAVVTFAPTAVTLARRAGADGDGTGEDARRDVGNRAPEVLSARNRWSGTVLTLDSTPADAGAGANVIVTVGLADGVQLTTPVTTAAAVELGLESGVAVDCLVKATAVTIHPRLMPGPGADKV